Part of the Gracilinanus agilis isolate LMUSP501 unplaced genomic scaffold, AgileGrace unplaced_scaffold39266, whole genome shotgun sequence genome, GGCGGACATCCTCTCGGGTCACTCCTGGTGGCTCCACATTGGGGCGGGTCATCCTGGGCCTGCTCACCCTGCTCATGTGGGGGTTCCCCCTTATGCCCCTTTGGTGTCTTCCTCAGCCCCCCCCCCAGCCCATCCCCCACTTCCTGCAGCTCCTGGGCCAGGGTGGGCTCTCCAGGCCTAGGGGTGGCTCCTTGTTCTCTCCTTCAGGTGGTCCAAAGTGGctccatgatgaaaaattcctGGAGTGTCTGGTGGCCCCCCCAGCAGTGCCCCCATGTGTGCCTTCCTGTCCAGGCTGGCGGCTGTGGAGCTCCCCACTCTGGGGGCCGCCTTCCCCCCATCCACTTTGGGGCAGAGCCAGGAGCTACAGATGGCCGGTTGAAGCCAGTGTCCCCAGGGGGGCCCCAAGAGCCCCCCCCACATTCTGAGGGCCCCAAGGTTGTGGCTTCCCCACTTCCGCCACACTGGGGGGGGGGCTCCTGGGCCACTAGGCAAGAGGGATGGGCTGGGGCAGTCTTGGGGGATTCCTGCTCTGCCCCCCGCCACCTCGGGCCTGGGGCTCCTCCAGCCAAGCGGATGGACTCGAACTCTCTGCAgggtcctttctggctctaacattctatgatcttgtatcagaatcacagaatttcagagttggaagggacctcagggctTCCCGCGCCAAAGACCCCGACCACAGTACTACCAGGCAGTGTCCGAGGTGGCCGGAGGGCGGCCTCACTCTTCCTTCTTGGGGGGTGGCGTGGGCACCGCTGGGCAGTCCCCAGCTGCACGTGGTGAAGCTCTTGGTCATGCCCTG contains:
- the LOC123255099 gene encoding uncharacterized protein LOC123255099; this translates as MGLRLHPKEPQEGPPEPPAGSFFSPSWGPDHREARLDGGQPVEEGGHPLGSLLVAPHWGGSSWACSPCSCGGSPLCPFGVFLSPPPSPSPTSCSSWARVGSPGLGVAPCSLLQVVQSGSMMKNSWSVWWPPQQCPHVCLPVQAGGCGAPHSGGRLPPIHFGAEPGATDGRLKPVSPGGPQEPPPHSEGPKVVASPLPPHWGGGSWATRQEGWAGAVLGDSCSAPRHLGPGAPPAKRMDSNSLQGPFWL